The window GACCACATTCAGATCAAGCGCCACAGCGAGGCCGACCGCCTCCTCGAGCCGCGACTGTGGGTCGCGGGCCAAGGCAGCAGCCGGGCCCCGCAATGGCCGGACCGGATGAATGACGAACGCCTTAAGGATCGGCGCGGCGTGATCTACGGATTTGGAAGACTTGGACAAGCGTCTCTAATTCAATCGTCGGAATCGGCGCTCGGCTCGTACAGCTGGACAGGCTGGGCCGGCATGATGGTCGAGATGGCGTGCTTATAGACCAGTTGCGACTGTCCATCGCGCCGCAAAAGCACACAGAAATTGTCGAACCAGCTGACAACGCCCTGCAGCTTGACGCCATTGACCAGGAAAATGGTGAGCGGCGTCTTTGATTTGCGCACGCTGTTCAGGAACGTATCCTGCAGATTTTGTTTCTTTTCGGCAGACATTGGGGGTTCCCCTCTTATTGTTTCGGAGGGCAAAGCACCCTCCACACAAACAAGTCCATGCTAGTTCATTTTTCGCTGAACGCGATCACCATTCAGTGGGAAAATGCGTCCTGCGTCGAAATCGCGCTGTTTCCAGCCTGTAGAAAGGCTGATGATCAGATGGCTTTCGCTCTGGCCCTCTCGATGTAAAGACGCCGCAACCGGGTCGCTACGGGACCAGGCGATCCGTCGCCGACCTTGGTCCCGTCAATGCTGACGATGGGCAAGACCAGGGTGCCCGCTCCGGTGATGAAGGCCTCCCTGGCAGACTGCGCCTCGGCAATCGTGAAGGGCTTTTCGTTGATGGGCAGGCCTGCGTCCCGGATCACCTCAAACAAGGTCGAGCGGGTGACGCCACGCAGAATATTGGCATTGGTGTCCCGGGTCCGCAGATGACCCTCGGCGTCTATGATCCAGGCATTTGACGATGCGCCCTCGGTAACCAGCCCAAGGTCGTCAACAAACCAGGCTTCGATCGCGCCACGTTCCCGCGCTGCCTGCTTGGCCAAGGCGTTCGGCAAGAGACCAATCGACTTGATATCGCAGCGTCCCCATCGGTTCTCAGGCACGCTGACCACAGCCCCACCTTGTTCGGCCTTGCGTTCAGCCAGGGCACGATCCGTTGACTTGGCGGTGACGACCACCGACGGCGGGACGGCGGGATTTGGAAAGGCATGATCGCGGCGCGCAACGCCCCGCGTCACCTGCAGATAGACCAAGCCATCCCGTACCATGTTTCGGCGGATCGCTTCGCGCAGGACGCAGGTCAGAGCCGCCTGGCCCATCGGATGCGCGATACGCAAGCTATCCAGACTGCGCCACAGGCGCGCAAAATGGCCTTCAGCATCGGCCAGCTTGCCGTCGAAAATCGCCCAGACCTCATAGACGCCGTCGGCCAGCTGATAGCCACGGTCCTCAATATGTACGACGGCGTCGCCATGGCGGACAAAACGGCCGTTCACATAGGCAAAGCGCGACATCTAGTCTTCCTCGTCCGCCCGAGCGCCGGCCAC of the Caulobacter henricii genome contains:
- a CDS encoding D-amino-acid transaminase, translated to MSRFAYVNGRFVRHGDAVVHIEDRGYQLADGVYEVWAIFDGKLADAEGHFARLWRSLDSLRIAHPMGQAALTCVLREAIRRNMVRDGLVYLQVTRGVARRDHAFPNPAVPPSVVVTAKSTDRALAERKAEQGGAVVSVPENRWGRCDIKSIGLLPNALAKQAARERGAIEAWFVDDLGLVTEGASSNAWIIDAEGHLRTRDTNANILRGVTRSTLFEVIRDAGLPINEKPFTIAEAQSAREAFITGAGTLVLPIVSIDGTKVGDGSPGPVATRLRRLYIERARAKAI
- the hfq gene encoding RNA chaperone Hfq; this translates as MSAEKKQNLQDTFLNSVRKSKTPLTIFLVNGVKLQGVVSWFDNFCVLLRRDGQSQLVYKHAISTIMPAQPVQLYEPSADSDD